A stretch of the Takifugu flavidus isolate HTHZ2018 chromosome 1, ASM371156v2, whole genome shotgun sequence genome encodes the following:
- the lrch1 gene encoding leucine-rich repeat and calponin homology domain-containing protein 2 isoform X6, translating into MSSLGPESSRPILCLLCSPRSIPTHVSSSNLPPNRGLERALEEASSSGVLNLSSRKLKEFPQTAANHDLSDTVEADLSKNRLADFAADICHFVALETLNLYHNCIKTIPDSIISLQSLTSLNISRNQICSLPPCLCSLPLRVLNASNNRLDSLPETIGQLSNLMELDVSCNDISALPRQIGRLRALRELNVRRNTLCVLPEDLAELPLVTLDFSCNKVSTIPACYRKMKHLQSLQLDNNPLQIPPAQICIKGKVHIFKYLTMEACRSEKLPVPLYLPVMKCLSQPTTGSVDKQRKQDSDSGVSSDNGDKRLSATEPSDEDSPSMPRTHATEEDGIRKADMNPVPLIEEDPTEALRDQGPKSLHSGFVSYIKGRAAGLDEPLRIEEELQWPAQQVVSVKVDNVRESNHNQDSDARVATSKQLDSSPGSGPQSRCSPVFGLKQRSVFLGSHRSVESADPQFTMRRKMEQLREELALMEQLRHSIESRLKLILPEDLGPFLMDGVVLCHLANHLHPCSVAGIHVPSPAAPKLGMAKCRRNVENFLEACRKQGVPESSLCSPYDIIQCRLQPVCTTVQVGAGCSIDSDRCHSNSISCVAGLGSC; encoded by the exons ATGTCAAGTTTGGGACCGGAGTCAAGTCGTCCCATCCTCtgcctgctctgctctcctcgaTCGATCCCGACGCACGTCAGCAGCTCCAACCTGCCACCCAACCGGGGTTTGGAGCGGGCGCTGGAGGAGGCGTCGAGCAGCGGCGTCCTCAACCTCAGCTCTCGGAAACTGAAAGAGTTCCCGCAAACGGCAGCGAACCACGACCTGAGTGACACGGTGGAAGCAG ATCTGTCAAAAAATCGACTGGCTGACTTTGCTGCAGATATTTGCCACTTTGTTGCCTTGGAGACACTCAACTTATATCATAACTGCATCAAAACCATCCCCGACAGCATCATCAGCCTGCAGTCGCTCACGTCTTTAAATATCAG CCGTAACCAGATCTGCTCCCTGCCGCCCTGTCTGTGCAGTTTGCCTCTAAGAGTTCTCAACGCCAGCAACAATAGGCTGGACAGCCTCCCAGAGACCATAGGACAGCTGAGTAACCTGATGGAGCTG GATGTCAGCTGCAATGATATCAGCGCCCTCCCTCGTCAGATCGGCAGACTCAGAGCTTTACGAGAGTTGAACGTACGGAGGAACACCCTCTGTGTCCTGCCAGAAG ACTTGGCTGAGCTTCCGCTGGTGACGCTTGACTTCTCCTGCAACAAGGTTTCAACCATCCCAGCGTGTTACAGGAAGATGAAACATCTCCAGTCCCTCCAGTTAGACAACAATCCATTACAAATTCCACCTGCGCAG ATATGCATCAAGGGCAAAGTTCACATATTCAAGTATCTGACCATGGAGGCGTGTCGGTCGGAGAAGCTGCCTGTGCCTCTCTACCTGCCTGTGATGAAGTGTCTGTCTCAACCCACCACTGGCAG TGTGGATAAACAGAGGAAGCAGGACAGTGATTCGGGTGTGAGCAGTGACAATGGAGATAAGAGACTCTCCGCTACTGAG CCATCAGATGAAGACAGTCCCAGCATGCCAAGGACTCATGCCACTGAGGAGGATGGAATCAGAAAAGCAG ACATGAACCCAGTTCCTCTGATAGAGGAGGATCCTACAGAGGCCCTGAGGGACCAGGGACCTAAGTCTCTGCATTCTGGCTTTGTCAGCTACATCAAG GGTCGGGCAGCAGGTTTAGACGAACCCCTCAGGAtagaggaagagctgcagtgGCCAGCTCAACAAGT GGTCTCAGTGAAGGTGGACAATGTGAGGGAATCAAACCA TAACCAGGACAGTGATGCCAGAGTCGCTACATCAAAG CAACTGGACAGTTCTCCAGGAAGTGGCCCTCAGTCCCGCTGCAGCCCAGTGTTTGGACTGAAGCAACGGTCAG tgttcctCGGGAGCCACAGGAGTGTGGAGTCTGCTGACCCTCAGTTCACAATGAGAAGAAAGATGGAACAGCTGCGCGAGGAGCTGGCGCTCATGGAGCAGCTGCGACAT AGCATCGAGAGCCGACTGAAGCTCATCCTGCCTGAGGACCTGGGACCGTTTCTGATGGATGGGGTTGTGCTCTGCCACCTCGCCAATCACCTTCACCCGTGTTCAGTTGCCGGCATCCATGTTCCCTCGCCAGCAGCA CCCAAACTCGGCATGGCCAAGTGTCGGCGAAATGTGGAGAACTTCCTGGAGGCCTGCAGGAAACAGGGGGTCCCAGAG TCTTCCCTTTGTTCACCTTACGACATCATCCAGTGTCGCCTACAGCCGGTTTGCACCACAGTTCAG GTGGGCGCCGGGTGCTCCATCGACAGTGACCGTTGCCACTCAAACTCCATTTCCTGTGTGGCAGGTCTGGGATCTTGTTAG
- the lrch1 gene encoding leucine-rich repeat and calponin homology domain-containing protein 2 isoform X7, which produces MSSLGPESSRPILCLLCSPRSIPTHVSSSNLPPNRGLERALEEASSSGVLNLSSRKLKEFPQTAANHDLSDTVEADLSKNRLADFAADICHFVALETLNLYHNCIKTIPDSIISLQSLTSLNISRNQICSLPPCLCSLPLRVLNASNNRLDSLPETIGQLSNLMELDVSCNDISALPRQIGRLRALRELNVRRNTLCVLPEDLAELPLVTLDFSCNKVSTIPACYRKMKHLQSLQLDNNPLQIPPAQICIKGKVHIFKYLTMEACRSEKLPVPLYLPVMKCLSQPTTGSVDKQRKQDSDSGVSSDNGDKRLSATEPSDEDSPSMPRTHATEEDGIRKADMNPVPLIEEDPTEALRDQGPKSLHSGFVSYIKGRAAGLDEPLRIEEELQWPAQQVVSVKVDNVRESNHNQDSDARVATSKQLDSSPGSGPQSRCSPVFGLKQRSVFLGSHRSVESADPQFTMRRKMEQLREELALMEQLRHSIESRLKLILPEDLGPFLMDGVVLCHLANHLHPCSVAGIHVPSPAAPKLGMAKCRRNVENFLEACRKQGVPEPAGCLLRCLTVRASAG; this is translated from the exons ATGTCAAGTTTGGGACCGGAGTCAAGTCGTCCCATCCTCtgcctgctctgctctcctcgaTCGATCCCGACGCACGTCAGCAGCTCCAACCTGCCACCCAACCGGGGTTTGGAGCGGGCGCTGGAGGAGGCGTCGAGCAGCGGCGTCCTCAACCTCAGCTCTCGGAAACTGAAAGAGTTCCCGCAAACGGCAGCGAACCACGACCTGAGTGACACGGTGGAAGCAG ATCTGTCAAAAAATCGACTGGCTGACTTTGCTGCAGATATTTGCCACTTTGTTGCCTTGGAGACACTCAACTTATATCATAACTGCATCAAAACCATCCCCGACAGCATCATCAGCCTGCAGTCGCTCACGTCTTTAAATATCAG CCGTAACCAGATCTGCTCCCTGCCGCCCTGTCTGTGCAGTTTGCCTCTAAGAGTTCTCAACGCCAGCAACAATAGGCTGGACAGCCTCCCAGAGACCATAGGACAGCTGAGTAACCTGATGGAGCTG GATGTCAGCTGCAATGATATCAGCGCCCTCCCTCGTCAGATCGGCAGACTCAGAGCTTTACGAGAGTTGAACGTACGGAGGAACACCCTCTGTGTCCTGCCAGAAG ACTTGGCTGAGCTTCCGCTGGTGACGCTTGACTTCTCCTGCAACAAGGTTTCAACCATCCCAGCGTGTTACAGGAAGATGAAACATCTCCAGTCCCTCCAGTTAGACAACAATCCATTACAAATTCCACCTGCGCAG ATATGCATCAAGGGCAAAGTTCACATATTCAAGTATCTGACCATGGAGGCGTGTCGGTCGGAGAAGCTGCCTGTGCCTCTCTACCTGCCTGTGATGAAGTGTCTGTCTCAACCCACCACTGGCAG TGTGGATAAACAGAGGAAGCAGGACAGTGATTCGGGTGTGAGCAGTGACAATGGAGATAAGAGACTCTCCGCTACTGAG CCATCAGATGAAGACAGTCCCAGCATGCCAAGGACTCATGCCACTGAGGAGGATGGAATCAGAAAAGCAG ACATGAACCCAGTTCCTCTGATAGAGGAGGATCCTACAGAGGCCCTGAGGGACCAGGGACCTAAGTCTCTGCATTCTGGCTTTGTCAGCTACATCAAG GGTCGGGCAGCAGGTTTAGACGAACCCCTCAGGAtagaggaagagctgcagtgGCCAGCTCAACAAGT GGTCTCAGTGAAGGTGGACAATGTGAGGGAATCAAACCA TAACCAGGACAGTGATGCCAGAGTCGCTACATCAAAG CAACTGGACAGTTCTCCAGGAAGTGGCCCTCAGTCCCGCTGCAGCCCAGTGTTTGGACTGAAGCAACGGTCAG tgttcctCGGGAGCCACAGGAGTGTGGAGTCTGCTGACCCTCAGTTCACAATGAGAAGAAAGATGGAACAGCTGCGCGAGGAGCTGGCGCTCATGGAGCAGCTGCGACAT AGCATCGAGAGCCGACTGAAGCTCATCCTGCCTGAGGACCTGGGACCGTTTCTGATGGATGGGGTTGTGCTCTGCCACCTCGCCAATCACCTTCACCCGTGTTCAGTTGCCGGCATCCATGTTCCCTCGCCAGCAGCA CCCAAACTCGGCATGGCCAAGTGTCGGCGAAATGTGGAGAACTTCCTGGAGGCCTGCAGGAAACAGGGGGTCCCAGAG CCTGCGGGTTGTCTGCTTCGATGTCTTACTGTCCGTGCTTCAGCAGGCTAA